The following are encoded together in the Pygocentrus nattereri isolate fPygNat1 chromosome 3, fPygNat1.pri, whole genome shotgun sequence genome:
- the rmdn1 gene encoding regulator of microtubule dynamics protein 1, with the protein MAVSVSPLRSFARAVSMQMKNHRRPPGHTGQRQSGAVWRITPAHAKTTAFLTALSYLGYEAHKKVTCAAVVFARDKAEEVVEQADYLYSCGETEKLYQLLLQYKESDDAEFLWRLARASRDLALLANIAADQKKRLTYEAFDYAKKALEKNEACFAAHKWYAICLSDVGDYEGIKVKIGNSYIIKDHLQRAIDLNPKDATSIHILGYWCFAFAELPWYQRKVAAVIFASPPTATYEEALAYFLKAEEVDPNFYSKNLLMLGKTYMMLKDQEKAVLWLNKARDYPAITEEDKQVHTEALNLLKKLSG; encoded by the exons ATGGcggtctctgtctctccgttAAGGTCGTTTGCTCGGGCGGTGAGCATGCAGATGAAGAACCACCGGAGACCACCGGGGCACACCGGGCAGCGGCAGAGCGGGGCTGTGTGGAGGATCACACCGGCTCAT GCTAAAACGACTGCATTCCTGACTGCACTATCTTATCTGGGATATGAAGCACACAAGAAGGTGACTTGTGCAGCTGTGGTCTTTGCACGTGACAAAG CTGAAGAGGTTGTAGAGCAAGCTGATTACTTATACAGCtgcggagagacagagaagctTTACCAGCTGCTGCTTCAGTACAAGGAGAG TGATGATGCTGAATTCCTGTGGAGGCTGGCACGGGCTTCACGTGACCTCGCTTTGCTGGCCaacattgctgctgaccagaaAAAAAGGCTCACCTATGAGGCCTTCGACTACGCCAAAAAAGCACTAGAGAAAAATGAAGCCTGCTTTGCTGCACACAAA tggtATGCCATCTGCCTGAGTGATGTAGGTGATTATGAAGGGATCAAGGTTAAAATAGGAAATTCTTACATTATTAAGGACCATTTGCAG AGAGCTATAGACCTCAATCCTAAAGATGCAACATCGATCCACATCTTGGGTTATTG gTGTTTTGCCTTCGCAGAGCTGCCGTGGTACCAACGTAAAGTTGCAGCAGTTATTTTTGCATCACCACCCACTGCAACTTATGAGGAG GCTTTGGCTTATTTCCTGAAAGCTGAGGAAG TTGACCCAAATTTCTATAGCAAGAATCTTCTGATGCTTGGGAAGACTTACATGATGCTTAAGGACCAGGAGAAGGCTGTTCTTTGGCTGAACAAAGCACGAGACTATCCTGCCATAACAGAGGAGGACAAACAG GTTCACACAGAAGCACTTAACCTTCTCAAGAAACTCAGTGGCTGA
- the cul2 gene encoding cullin-2, with protein sequence MSLKPRVVDFDETWNKLLTTIRAVVMLDYVERATWNDRFSDIYALCVAYPEPLGERLYTETKIFLENHVRQLYKKVLESEEKVLLMYHRYWEEYSKGADYMDCLYRYLNTQFIKKNKLTEADLQYGYGGVDMNEPLMEIGELALDMWRKLMIEPLQAMLIRMLLKEIKNDRCGEDPNQKVIHGVINSFVHVEQYKKKFPLKFYQEIFEGPFLTKTGEYYKQEASNLLQESNCSQYMEKVLGRLKDEEVRCRKYLHPSSYAKVIHECQQRMVADHLQFLHGECQNIVRQEKREDMANMYTLLRAVSNGLPHMIQELQVHIHDEGLKATSNLSQENMPTQFVESVLEVHSKFVQLINTVLNGDQHFMSALDKALTSVVNYREPKSICKAPELLAKYCDNLLKKSAKGMTENEVEDKLTSFITVFKYIDDKDVFQKFYARMLAKRLIHGLSLSMDSEEAMINKLKQACGYEFTSKLHRMYTDMSVSADLNNKFNNFIKTQEIVVDLGISFQIYVLQAGAWPLTQVPSSTFAIPQELEKSVQMFELFYNQHFSGRKLTWLHYLCTGEVKMNYLSKPYVAMVTTYQMAVLLAFNNSETVGYKELQDSTQMSEKELQKTIKSLLDVKMINHDSQKEEIEAESTFSLNMSFTSKRTKFKITTSMQRDTPQELEQTRSAVDEDRKMYLQAAIVRIMKARKVLRHNALIQEVINQSKARFNPSISMIKKCIEVLIDKQYIERSQTSADEYSYVA encoded by the exons ATGTCCTTAAAGCCACGGGTGGTGGATTTTGATGAGACATGGAACAAGCTGCTGACGACCATCAGGGCTGTGGTAATGCTGGACTACGTGGAGAGAGCAACATGGAATGATCGGTTCTC TGATATTTACGCGCTTTGTGTTGCATACCCAGAACCTTTGGGTGAACGGCTATACACAGAGACAAAAATATTTCTGGAAAATCACGTTCGTCAGCTGTATAAG AAAGTGCTGGAGTCTGAGGAGAAAGTCCTGCTGATGTATCATAGATACTGGGAGGAGTATAGTAAGGGTGCTGACTACATGGATTGCTTGTACAG GTATCTCAACACACAgtttataaagaaaaacaaactgactgAAGCAGACCTGCAGTATGGCTATGGTGGGGTCGATATGAATGAACCATTGATGGAGATTGGAGAG CTTGCACTGGATATGTGGAGGAAGCTGATGATCGAGCCTCTTCAAGCCATGCTGATCCGAATGCTtctgaaagaaatcaaaaa TGACCGGTGTGGTGAAGATCCAAATCAGAAAGTAATCCATGGGGTTATCAACTCCTTTGTTCATGTTGAACAGTACAAGAAAAAGTTTCCTCTAAAG TTTTATCAGGAGATATTTGAAGGGCCATTTCTGACAAAAACGGGCGAGTATTACAAGCAAGAAGCCTCCAACCTACTGCAGGAGTCCAACTGTTCTCAGTATATGGAAAAG GTTTTAGGGCGGTTGAAAGATGAAGAGGTGCGATGTCGGAAGTACCTGCATCCGAGCTCCTACGCCAAAGTCATTCACGAATGCCAGCAGAGGATGGTGGCCGACCACCTGCAGTTTCTGCATGGGGAGTGCCAGAACATCGTCagacaagagaagagagagg ACATGGCGAACATGTACACGCTGCTGCGGGCTGTGTCCAATGGCTTACCTCACATGATACAGGAGCTGCAGGTGCACATTCACGACGAGGGGCTCAAAGCCACCAGTAACCTCTCTCAGGAAAAT ATGCCAACCCAGTTTGTGGAGTCTGTGTTGGAGGTTCATAGTAAATTTGTCCAGTTGATCAACACAGTGTTGAATGGCGACCAGCACTTCATGAGCGCACTTGACAAG GCTTTGACATCAGTAGTAAACTACAGAGAGCCCAAATCCATCTGTAAAGCGCCTGAACTG CTTGCCAAGTACTGTGACAATCTGCTAAAGAAGTCGGCAAAGGGCATGACGGAGAATGAGGTGGAGGACAAGCTGACAAGCTTCATCACTGTCTTCAAGTACATCGATGACAAAGACGTCTTTCAAAAG ttttATGCAAGAATGCTTGCAAAAAGATTAATACATGGGCTTTCCTTGTCCATGGACTCAGAGGAAGCCATGATCAACAAATTAAAG CAAGCATGTGGCTATGAGTTCACAAGCAAGCTGCATAGAATGTACACTGACATGAGTGTTAGTGCCGACCTCAACAACAAGTTCAACAACTTCATCAAAACCCAGGAGATAGTGGTGGACCTGGGGATCAGTTTTCAGATCTATGTGTTACAG GCGGGAGCATGGCCTCTCACACAGGTCCCCTCCTCCACATTTGCCATCCCTCAGGAATTGGAGAAGAGTGTACAAATG tttgAGTTGTTTTATAATCAGCATTTCAGCGGGAGGAAGCTGACCTGGCTACACTATCTTTGCACAG GTGAGGTTAAGATGAACTATCTGTCCAAGCCCTACGTGGCCATGGTTACTACCTATCAAATGGCAGTGCTGCTGGCCTTCAACAACAGTGAGACAGTGGGATATAAAGAGCTGCAGGACAGCACGCAGATGAGTGAGAAGGAGCTGCAGAAGACCATCAAGTCCCTGCTGGATGTCAAGATGATCAATCATGACTCACAGAAA GAAGAAATTGAGGCCGAGTCCACTTTTTCACTAAATATGAGTTTCACTAGTAAAAGAACCAAGTTTAAGATTACTACGTCAATGCAGCGGGACACACCACAG GAGTTGGAACAGACAAGGAGTGCCGTGGACGAAGAcaggaaaatgtatttacagGCTGCTATAGTGAGGATTATGAAAGCCAGGAAAGTTCTGAGACACAATGCCCTCATACAAGAA gTGATCAACCAGTCAAAAGCCCGATTCAATCCCAGTATCAGCATGATCAAGAAGTGTATCGAGGTGCTTATCGACAAGCAGTACATAGAGCGAAGCCAGACGTCTGCGGACGAGTACAGCTACGTCGCCTAA